The SAR324 cluster bacterium genome has a window encoding:
- a CDS encoding nitrilase family protein, with protein MKKRNEAIVKIACCQMEPIVGEKERNIRRSSEMIEEAAKAGANLIVLPELCNSGYVFDTRREAFDLSESVPEGETCQEWMKLASKFDIHIAAGINERAEDLLYNSSVIIGPKGHVGTFRKVHLWNEENLFFEPGNLGFPVFKTPIGRISSHICYDSWFPESYRLATLQGADIVCVCTNWVPIPGQDKTREAMANILVMGAAHVNSVFIAAADRVGTERGQPFIGQSLIANYTGWPIGGPASKDQEEIIYADANLADARRKRNWNEYNQPLRDRRKDVYGEMLGSDMNVGWY; from the coding sequence GGAACCAATTGTTGGCGAAAAAGAACGTAACATAAGAAGAAGCTCAGAAATGATTGAAGAGGCAGCAAAAGCAGGTGCAAATTTAATTGTTTTACCAGAATTATGTAATTCAGGATATGTCTTTGACACACGCAGAGAAGCGTTTGACCTATCAGAATCTGTTCCAGAAGGAGAAACCTGTCAGGAATGGATGAAGCTTGCGAGTAAATTTGATATCCACATTGCAGCAGGTATAAATGAAAGAGCAGAGGACCTGCTTTACAACAGTTCAGTAATTATTGGTCCCAAAGGGCACGTTGGGACCTTTCGCAAAGTTCATCTTTGGAATGAGGAAAATCTTTTCTTTGAACCTGGTAATTTAGGTTTCCCGGTATTCAAAACACCAATAGGCAGAATATCTTCCCACATTTGCTACGATAGCTGGTTCCCAGAAAGCTATAGGTTAGCAACTCTACAGGGGGCTGACATAGTTTGTGTTTGCACTAATTGGGTCCCAATTCCTGGTCAAGACAAAACCAGGGAAGCAATGGCAAACATCTTAGTCATGGGAGCCGCTCATGTGAATTCAGTATTTATCGCCGCTGCAGACAGAGTAGGAACTGAGAGAGGGCAACCATTCATAGGCCAAAGTCTAATAGCCAATTATACGGGTTGGCCAATAGGTGGACCTGCAAGCAAAGATCAAGAGGAAATAATCTATGCAGATGCAAATTTGGCCGACGCACGTAGGAAAAGAAATTGGAATGAATATAATCAACCCCTAAGAGATAGAAGAAAGGATGTATACGGGGAAATGTTAGGAAGTGACATGAATGTTGGTTGGTATTAA